A genomic segment from Sciurus carolinensis chromosome 1, mSciCar1.2, whole genome shotgun sequence encodes:
- the Gba1 gene encoding lysosomal acid glucosylceramidase: MEFSSPFTEACPKHPGRVSIMAASLTGLLLLQAVSWASGARPCVPKSFGYSSVVCVCNATYCDSLDPLTFPALGTFSRYESTRSGRRMELSIGTIQANHTGTGLLLTLKPEEKFQKVKGFGGAMTDAAALNILALSPSVQSLLLKSYFSTEGIEYNIIRVPMASCDFSIRTYTYADTPDDFQLHNFSLAEEDIKLKIPLIHQALQLAHRPVSLFASPWTSPTWLKTNGAVNGKGSLKGHPGDIYHQTWAKYFVKFLDAYAEHRLKFWAVTVENEPSAGLISGYPFQCLGFTPEHQRDFIARDLGPTLANSTHRDVQLFMLDDQRLLLPHWAQVVLADPEAAKYVHGIAVHWYLDFLAPAKATLGETHRLFPNTMLFASEACVGSKFWEQSVRLGSWDRGVQYSHSIITNLLYHVAGWTDWNLALNPEGGPNWVRNFVDSPIIVDIAKDVFYKQPMFYHLGHFSKFIPEGSQRVGLVASKKNDLETVALMHPDGSAVVVVLNRSSKDVPLTIKDPAVGFLETISPGYSIHTYLWRRQ, encoded by the exons ATGGAGTTTTCAAGTCCTTTTACAGAG GCATGTCCAAAACACCCAGGAAGGGTAAGCATTATGGCTGCCAGCCTCACAGGATTGCTTCTACTTCAGGCAGTGTCCTGGGCATCGG GTGCCCGCCCCTGTGTCCCTAAAAGCTTCGGCTATAGCTCGGTGGTCTGTGTCTGCAATGCCACATACTGTGACTCTCTTGACCCCCTGACCTTCCCTGCCCTTGGTACCTTCAGCCGCTATGAGAGTACACGTAGTGGACGTCGGATGGAGCTGAGTATAGGGACCATCCAGGCCAATCACACAGGCACAG GGCTGCTACTGACCCTGAAGCCAGAAGAGAAGTTCCAGAAAGTGAAAGGGTTTGGAGGGGCCATGACAGATGCTGCTGCTCTGAACATACTTGCCCTGTCACCCTCTGTGCAGAGTTTGCTGCTCAAATCTTACTTCTCAACAGAAG GAATTGAATATAATATCATCCGGGTACCTATGGCCAGTTGCGACTTTTCCATTCGCACCTACACCTATGCCGACACCCCAGATGACTTCCAGTTGCACAACTTCAGCCTTGCAGAAGAAGATATCAAACTGAAG ATACCCTTGATTCACCAAGCCCTGCAGTTGGCCCATCGCCCTGTCTCACTCTTCGCCAGTCCCTGGACATCACCCACTTGGCTCAAGACCAATGGGGCAGTGAATGGGAAGGGGTCACTCAAGGGTCACCCAGGGGATATCTACCACCAGACCTGGGCCAAGTACTTTGTCAA ATTCCTAGATGCCTATGCTGAACACAGGTTAAAGTTCTGGGCAGTGACAGTTGAGAACGAGCCTTCTGCAGGACTCATCAGTGGGTACCCCTTCCAATGCCTGGGCTTCACCCCTGAACACCAGCGAGATTTCATTGCCCGTGACTTGGGTCCAACCCTTGCCAACAGTACTCACCGTGATGTCCAGCTGTTCATGCTAGATGACCAACGCTTGCTGCTGCCCCACTGGGCACAGGTG GTGCTGGCAGACCCAGAGGCAGCCAAGTATGTACATGGTATTGCTGTACACTGGTACCTGGACTTTCTGGCTCCAGCAAAAGCCACCCTGGGGGAAACACACCGCCTGTTccccaataccatgctgtttgcCTCAGAGGCCTGTGTGGGCTCCAAGTTCTGGGAGCAGAGCGTGAGGCTAGGCTCCTGGGACCGAGGAGTGCAGTACAGCCACAGCATTATCACG AACCTCCTCTACCATGTGGCTGGCTGGACTGACTGGAATCTTGCCCTGAATCCTGAAGGGGGACCCAACTGGGTCCGCAACTTTGTGGACAGCCCCATCATTGTAGATATTGCCAAGGATGTGTTTTACAAACAGCCCATGTTCTACCACCTTGGCCACTTCAG CAAGTTCATTCCTGAAGGCTCCCAGAGAGTGGGACTAGTGGCCAGTAAGAAGAATGACTTGGAAACAGTGGCCCTGATGCATCCTGATGGCTCTGCAGTTGTGGTTGTGCTAAACCG gtCCTCTAAGGATGTGCCTCTTACCATCAAGGATCCTGCTGTGGGCTTCCTGGAGACAATCTCACCTGGCTACTCCATTCATACCTACCTGTGGCGTCGCCAGTGA